In a genomic window of Sinorhizobium meliloti:
- a CDS encoding sensor histidine kinase encodes MTAAPGKVVYSLRRRLLGWLLISTAVIGVVALADTYREAVKTANAVSDRVLAGSALAIAERVVVAEDGSLQVDIPYVALEMLTSAAQDRVFYRVDGPPGEFITGYQTLPSLSESTGQSTSFADAVFRGEPIRVAALRRSASTGVNSVPFVVTVAETTIARRQLAQTIIIRSALRLGLMIAGAAMIVWVAVTFSLRPLYRLGDAIAERSPDDLHPIREQVPNEVQGLVDTVNSFMVRLQSALDALRHFTGNASHQLRTPLAIIRTQLALAQRATTIEETRAAAMKADEAVANAERILAQLLLMAKIDAAGRDEARGLERVELVGLARAVTADHVPAAGEAGIDLGFAGEGEHWIRAEPLLIGELLKNLIGNALLYAGRGAEVTVRVGSGDHAVLLEVEDNGPGIPAELREAALKRFRRGGEEAPGTGLGLPIVEEIVGLYGGTMRLDEGDAGRGLKVVAGFPAG; translated from the coding sequence ATGACAGCCGCCCCCGGAAAGGTCGTCTATTCGCTGCGGCGCAGGCTGCTCGGCTGGCTGCTGATCTCGACAGCCGTGATCGGCGTCGTCGCGCTGGCGGATACCTACCGGGAAGCCGTCAAGACGGCAAATGCCGTCTCGGACCGGGTGCTTGCCGGATCGGCGCTGGCGATCGCCGAGCGCGTGGTCGTCGCCGAAGACGGCTCGTTACAGGTCGACATCCCCTATGTTGCGCTCGAGATGCTGACATCGGCGGCGCAGGACCGGGTCTTTTACCGGGTGGACGGCCCGCCCGGCGAGTTCATCACCGGTTATCAGACCCTGCCTTCGCTTTCCGAAAGCACCGGTCAATCGACGAGCTTCGCAGATGCCGTCTTTCGCGGCGAACCTATCCGCGTCGCGGCACTCAGACGCTCCGCCTCGACCGGGGTCAATTCCGTTCCCTTCGTCGTCACCGTCGCGGAGACGACGATCGCCCGGCGCCAGCTCGCGCAGACCATCATCATCCGCTCGGCCCTGCGCCTCGGACTGATGATCGCCGGGGCGGCGATGATCGTCTGGGTCGCCGTCACCTTTTCCCTGAGGCCGCTCTATCGGCTTGGCGATGCGATCGCCGAGCGCAGCCCCGACGATCTGCATCCGATCCGCGAGCAGGTGCCGAACGAAGTCCAGGGGCTCGTCGATACCGTGAACTCTTTCATGGTCCGCCTGCAATCGGCCCTCGATGCCCTGCGGCACTTCACCGGCAATGCCAGCCATCAGCTCAGAACCCCCCTTGCTATCATCCGCACGCAGCTTGCGCTTGCGCAGCGGGCGACGACGATCGAGGAAACCCGGGCGGCGGCGATGAAGGCGGACGAGGCCGTCGCCAATGCCGAGCGCATTCTCGCGCAGCTGCTGCTGATGGCCAAGATCGATGCCGCGGGCCGAGACGAGGCGCGGGGACTGGAGCGGGTCGAACTCGTCGGGCTTGCCCGCGCCGTCACGGCGGACCACGTACCGGCGGCGGGCGAAGCCGGCATCGATCTCGGCTTTGCCGGCGAGGGCGAGCACTGGATCCGCGCCGAGCCCCTGCTTATCGGCGAACTCCTGAAGAACCTGATCGGCAACGCGTTGCTTTATGCCGGCCGCGGGGCGGAGGTGACCGTGCGCGTCGGGAGCGGGGACCACGCGGTCCTGCTGGAAGTGGAGGACAATGGCCCGGGCATTCCGGCGGAGCTGCGCGAGGCGGCGCTCAAGCGTTTCCGGCGCGGCGGCGAGGAAGCCCCCGGTACCGGACTGGGCCTCCCGATCGTCGAGGAAATCGTCGGGCTTTACGGCGGGACCATGCGGCTGGACGAGGGTGACGCCGGTCGAGGGTTGAAGGTGGTGGCGGGTTTTCCGGCGGGGTGA
- a CDS encoding response regulator transcription factor: MRILLVEDNRALAEGLSTLLRGSGYAVDFVSDGASAHAVAAAESFDLVILDLNLPEMDGLDVLRAMRARQNRAAVLILTARGTPEERIKGLDLGADDYLIKPFDIGEFEARVRVLLRRQAGLRASVVSYGNVSLDLTSRSFSSAGMPIEIPARELGLLELLFMRAGKVVAKDAIVQSLTGLDDDLSPNAIEQYVSRLRKRLAPFGLTVRTARGIGYYLDKTAGPE, encoded by the coding sequence TTGCGTATCTTGCTGGTTGAGGACAATCGGGCCCTGGCGGAGGGCCTTTCGACGCTTCTGCGGGGCAGCGGCTATGCCGTCGACTTCGTGAGCGACGGCGCATCCGCGCATGCGGTTGCCGCGGCCGAGAGCTTCGATCTGGTGATCCTCGATTTGAACCTGCCGGAGATGGATGGCCTGGACGTGCTGCGTGCCATGCGGGCACGGCAGAACCGCGCGGCGGTTCTCATCCTGACGGCGCGCGGTACGCCGGAGGAGAGGATCAAGGGACTCGACCTCGGCGCCGACGATTACCTGATCAAGCCTTTCGATATCGGCGAGTTCGAGGCGCGCGTGCGCGTCCTCCTGCGCCGGCAGGCGGGGTTGCGGGCCTCCGTCGTCAGCTATGGCAATGTCTCGCTCGATCTCACCTCGCGCAGTTTCTCCTCGGCAGGCATGCCGATCGAGATTCCGGCGCGCGAGCTCGGTCTTCTCGAGCTTCTGTTCATGCGCGCCGGTAAGGTCGTCGCCAAGGACGCCATCGTGCAATCGCTGACGGGCCTGGACGACGATCTGAGCCCCAATGCGATCGAGCAATATGTGAGCCGGCTGCGCAAGCGGCTGGCGCCCTTCGGGCTGACCGTACGGACCGCCCGCGGCATCGGCTATTATCTCGACAAGACGGCCGGTCCCGAATGA
- a CDS encoding ABC transporter substrate-binding protein encodes MRFLISLAFLILSAAVAKAAPTFFPALSGDGAAPVLTVYSSLDEPLARPMIDGFQKANPDVAVRYEDMLTGEIYDRIVKETDAGEKTADFAFSSAMDLQVKLSNDGYAQRSDLPMSGRWPAWANWRNTAYALTFEPAVFVYHKPSFRHEQPPATRAEFVDYLKRKGNAVFGRIGTYDIERSGVGFLFMSRDQEQFGDIWTVIRTMGSAGVKLYSTSQAILERISDGRFVLGYNILGSYAADWASRHPDVGIVLPKDYTVVMSRIGLVPQAAAAPELGRRYLEFFMSKEGQTIMARELQIPAVSPEVAGENTANTMREMLGGQLKPVPVSPGLMVYLDQVKRARLIARWNEMLRLQ; translated from the coding sequence ATGCGGTTCTTGATTTCTCTCGCTTTTTTGATCCTGTCGGCCGCGGTCGCCAAGGCCGCGCCGACGTTCTTCCCGGCTCTCTCCGGTGACGGCGCCGCACCGGTCCTAACCGTCTATTCCTCGCTCGACGAACCCCTGGCGAGACCGATGATCGACGGCTTCCAGAAGGCCAATCCCGATGTCGCGGTCCGCTACGAGGACATGCTGACCGGCGAGATCTACGACAGGATCGTCAAGGAGACCGATGCCGGCGAGAAGACCGCCGATTTCGCCTTTTCCTCCGCCATGGACCTGCAGGTCAAGCTCAGCAATGACGGTTATGCGCAACGCAGCGACCTGCCTATGAGCGGACGCTGGCCTGCCTGGGCAAACTGGCGCAACACGGCTTACGCTCTCACCTTCGAGCCGGCCGTCTTCGTCTACCACAAGCCGAGCTTTCGGCACGAGCAGCCGCCGGCGACGCGCGCCGAATTCGTCGATTACCTCAAGCGGAAAGGAAACGCCGTCTTCGGCCGCATCGGCACCTACGACATCGAACGCTCCGGCGTCGGCTTCCTCTTCATGTCGCGCGACCAGGAGCAGTTCGGCGACATCTGGACGGTGATCCGCACCATGGGGTCGGCCGGAGTGAAGCTCTATTCGACCAGTCAGGCGATCCTGGAGAGGATTTCGGACGGGCGCTTCGTGCTCGGCTACAACATCCTCGGCTCCTATGCGGCCGACTGGGCATCGCGGCATCCCGATGTCGGCATCGTGCTGCCGAAGGACTATACGGTCGTCATGTCGCGCATCGGGCTGGTGCCGCAGGCCGCAGCCGCCCCCGAACTTGGCCGCCGCTATCTCGAATTCTTCATGTCGAAGGAGGGCCAGACGATCATGGCGCGGGAGCTGCAGATCCCGGCGGTCAGCCCCGAAGTCGCCGGCGAGAACACCGCGAACACCATGCGGGAAATGCTCGGAGGTCAGTTGAAACCCGTACCGGTCAGTCCCGGGCTGATGGTCTATCTCGACCAGGTCAAGCGGGCGCGGCTGATTGCCCGCTGGAACGAGATGCTGCGCCTGCAGTGA